CAACAGCATTCAGCTGAAGGCAGAAACCCGCGGTCCTGCAATCCTCATGATCAAGCAGGGCAGCCAGGTTTACAGTCAGAAGGTAATCCTGAAGTAATTATTATACACCCCGGGTGTTTGGGAAAAAAGGTCCGGTCACTTGACCGGACTTTTTTTCATTATCATTTCTACAAATCAAAAATTTTGTTGCGAAAAAAACATCGGAATACATTGCGCTTTGAAAAATTTCAAAAGTTTTTTCTTTTGGCTGTGTCAAGCCGAAACGTATGGTCGGGACTTGCTAGCAAACTTTCTGGATTTTGTAAGCCCCCTTCAAAACAGCATTTTTACTGTAGAAGCGCAATTTTTTGGCTGAAACCGGCTTTGGCGCCGCAGCTTTCTAATAGCAACTAAACAATCTTTTCTCAGCAATACAACTTGGCTTGACACAGCCTGGCCAGGAACCGCATTCATAAAAATGTCCTGACTAAAAGCCCAGAGCAATCAACGCTCCGTAGCGTTGTTTCACAGGATCCGCCAAGGGCAACACCTGTATGGACAGCAACTGTTCTTCAGCTCCGTTTTTCTCAAGTTGTTTACGCTTTATATAATCCTCACGTTTTTTGTAGTACTGGTTATATTTGTTATGACGATGAATTTTCGCCAAGGAGAAAACGCCGTAAGCCGTCCACGACGGAAGAAAGAGAAAAAGCGGCGTCGCTAGCCCCCATTCCAGTGCGGACCATTCGCAATCATTATCCTCGTTCACATTGCAACCCATCGACCATGCCCCCAACATCATGGCCGAAATCGGAGCAACGGCACTCAAGCCAACGCTCGTCCAAAAAAGAACGTCCGAAACGGATTCATCTGTGCGAAATTTCTGATGATTGTACTCATACACCTTTTCGTAGTATGCAGCGGAATCTACTTCTGCAATTGGCGTCGTTTCACTTTGAGCGAAACAGGTCGCAGCCAAGAGGCATAAAGTAAGTACAATCAGTCTCATCGGGTGGAAAGATAATTTTTTCCGACGAGGTGGATTTGTCATGCAAAAACAAGGGCTTGTAAAAACCACTTTTTTTTACTGGACACTGTATACCCACAATGTTTAAATCCTACCCAAATGTTGTCCCAAGTTTACATTTAGGCGATTTTGGGAGAATTTACGCTTGAACTGACCCTGCTTGACTGCGGTTTGACTGCGGATGGTCATAAACACGGAAAGTATACAGTGTCACGGAGAATTGAATGAATACCACTGATAAGAAAGGCGAAATAGTAATCTATGTTTCCGATGACGGGTCATCGCATCTTGAGGTGAAGCTTGAAAACGAAACTTTGTGGCTTACGCAAAAAGCCATGGCAGAGCTATTTGAAGTTGGTGTCCCTGCAATTAGCAAACACCTAAAGAACATCTTTGAGGAAGGTGAACTGGAAGAATACAACCTAGACGCAATCATTTCCGTAGGCTATCGAATAAATTCCTCGAGGGCAACGCAGTTCAGCAAATGTGCTAGCCAAATTCTCAAGGAGTACATCGTCAAGGGATTTGCGCTAGATGACAAACGTCGGCGATATTCTTGAACGGAACGATATTCGTTCAAAGGATGAACTTTCGGAACTTCTGGACGTTCTAACTTCAAATATTGGCAGTCTGACCACCCCCCAAAAGTTGTCCGACACATTCAAGAACGTCAAGCAAGCTACATCGGAACCCCCATGAAGTTTTACTTTACCGATGCGGGACTCCGAAATGCACGATTGAACTTTAGGCAAATTGAAGAACCCCACTTGATGGAAAACGTAGTTTATAACGAACTTAAAATCCGCGATGCACTTGCTGGACCCTATAAAGAAACACCAGAATCAAGACGGTATCGTATTCTTGAACGTTTTCGACTTTTTGCTGGACGAGAATAGCCTCGTTGTGTAAGAAAGACAAACTGGTCAAAAATTTTGACCAGTTCTCAAGGGAGCCACCGACCACCTATCGATTCTCGTAGCGATTCCCGAAAACCAGGGTGTTATCCTTGGCGCCGTTCAGATTCACCAGGCGGTTGGGTTCGTAGCGCAGGCTCTTGGCGATGCCACTTTTCAGCTTTTCCTTGCGTTCGAAAAATTCCTCGGGAGTCTGGGCAGTGAGCAAAGTCTGACGGACTTCCATGGCGGCCGACGTACCAGTCTGCGGTTCGTCCGCGCAACCTTCGGAGCCATCCACAAATCCCTTGCAAAGTCGTGCGGCCAGTTGCTTTAAACGGCCCATGGCGCCCATTTCCGTGCGGCCTTCTTCTTCCAGGAACTTGTAGTAGATGGAGAACACGTCCAGGGCCTCTTCAGCGGTAATAATATGGGCAGGCTTACCTTCCCAAGCGTCGGCGATTTGCCCGAAAATCCAGGGGTTGTGCATGGCGCCCCTGCCAATGCTTACGCCGGACACGCCATAGGTATTGATGCGTTCCAGGGCACATTCCACACTATTCACATCGCCATTGCCAACCACGGGAATCTTTGCGGCGGCGGCCACCTTCCCGATCCAGTCCCAATTGGCCAGACCGTTGTAGCCCTGCAGGCGAGTACGGCCGTGAACCACCAGAAGTTCCACGCCCTCCCCTTCCGCGATTTTCAAAGTTTCCATGACGTTGATGGAATCGTCATCCCAACCAATGCGGCACTTCAAGGTTAGAGGTACATTCACCTGACATGTATCCAGGGCCTTACGGGTATCGTGCAAAATTTCCTGCAGACGGGGCAAATCCCTAAGCAAACCGGATCCGCTACCCTTTCCCGCCACCTTGGGGGCCGGGCAGCCCGCATTCACCTCTATATAGTCAGGATGGAGCCCATCTGCGATTTTTTGGGCCGCAGCGGCCATCTTATCGGGATAACAGCCAAAAATCTGGATACCGAACGGCTTTTCCTCGGGGTAGAATTTCAGCTGTTTATGGCCCGTAAGGCTAAAAATCTCGTCGGCATTGGTGGGTACGAACTCAGATACCAACAATCCCATGCGATTTCCCGACAAAACACGGCATAAACGCCTAAAAGGGGCATCTGTCACCCCGTCCATGGGGCTCAAAATGGTATTGGGAAACACCTCTAATTCACGGAGTTTAAAGGACTTAACAGCTGGTTTTAAATTTTCAACATCTTTCAACATTCTAATCACAATTATCCACAAAAAGTTCGCAGTATCAGCCCAGAAAAAATATTTAATTTCATCAGGACACCTAGCCTAACTCATTGATAAACCTATATTTACGTCGTGCCTAATATTACTAAACAAACTCTGATTCAAGAAATCGCCAAGTCCACTGGATTTGTGCGCAACGATATTAAGACCGTCATCGAACAGTTCCTCGACCTGGTGGGCGAAAAGCTGATCGAAGGCAATACCATCGAAATCCGCGGTTTCGGTACTTTCAGCTGCAAGCCTCGCAAGTCTCGTCCGGCTCGCAATCCCCGCACCGGCGAAACCGTCATGATCGAGGAACGCATGGTTCCCTCCTTCAAGTTCAGCAATGACATCAAGGATAAGATCAATTCCCTGGAAGCCATTGTGGAAGGCGTGAACGCAAAGCTGGAATCCGAAGACAAGGACGTGATGATCGCCGTCAAGTCCACCGAAGACGAAGCCTAATCAAGCGAACCAAATTTCTAACGAACCAAATTTAGTTTTTAGAGAGAGAAATGAAAGCCCCGGTTTTATAACCGAGGCTTTTATTTTTAGTCCTGCATGTTTTCGAAAGCTTCCAGAGATTCTTGTTCTCGTTTCTTTCTTCTCAATTCGCGCTCGTTTTCCTCTTGGATTTGCAGTTCCTGCTCACGTTTCATTTTTTCAGAATTATCTTTCATTATTTTTGCGTCTGTAAACATGCTAAATGTAACTGCAAAGCGATTTCTGTGATAATCCAAATCTCTTCCATAACGAAATTCAAAAGTTACCCAGCCATTGTACGTTACAAAAAAGCCTCCCCCAACCTCTTTATAAAACTTTGGTCGAGGTTCGGGAATAGTTGGTATCATAAAACCTTCGGCAGGAACCTCATAATCATATTCCACCCCATTTCTTGAAAAATGTTCCGAAAAGCCCAGCTTCAATGATTCCCCAATAGGGATTTGTTGAACAAGCATGCCGCCTGCTGAAATCCCCGAAAAGAAAATGGAACTCCATCCCATCACTCCCACATAGGGAGACACAAAACCTAGTTGAGCAAAGAGTGTAGAGGTTTGCCAACCTAGTCCACAGCTAAAAAAGCCCCTGTTATAAAATGCGGATCCTGTAACATCGAAAACCCATTCATCATAGGCTTCTTCGTCCGTTACGGAAGAATCTCTAAGCAGTTCTCCACCATAAAGTGAAAGGTTCATATTTATGGTAGAATTACCTCTTTCGTAACTTTCCATAAACGCCGCAGGAGAAGGCGGCCTCATAATAGGGCTACATCCGGTAACCACAAGAACCACAACCAGCATAATACATGCTGGAATGAATCCTCTCTTTACTCCCAATTTAGACATGATTACTTCGTCAAAGAAGTAACTTCTTCTTCAGTCATAAATCGCCAGCCGCCGCTGCCCAAGGAACCGTCCATGGTGACAGGGCCGATGGCCTCGCGGGAAAGGGTCATCACATGGTTGCCCACGGCGGCAAACATGCGGCGCACCTGATGGTACAGGCCTTCACCGATGGAAATGACAACCGTATCCTTTTCTTCGCCGTCAATCACAATACGTTCTTCGGAAAGTTCACGGGCAAGAACCGGGCGACGTTCATCCTTCAGCATCACGCCCTTCAGAAGTTCTGCCTTCTGTTCGGCGGTAAATTCACGGGCCAAAGTCACGCGATATTTTTTCAGGTAGCCTTTCTTGGGGCTTTCCACCTTATGAATGAAATCACCCTGGTTAGAGAGTAAAATCAAACCAGAGGAATCCGCGTCCAGGCGGCCCACAGACTGCAGGCCCATGGCGGTAAAGCGATCCGGAAGCAAGCTGTAGATAGACTGATGGTCGCGGGCATTGTGGCTGCATTCCACATCAAGAGGCTTGTCCATCATGATGTACAATTTTTCAACCGTGGGAATTTCTTCTCCATTCACAACGATCGTCTCGGGGCGGGTCTTGAATTCCACGAAGGGATCGTCCACCACTTCGCCATCCATTTCCACCATACCGGCGCGGATAAGAGCGCGGGCTTCCTTGCGGGAGCCGAAACCAATTGACGCCACCAGGCGTTCCAAAGTCAAAGCAGGCATTATTCCTCCGCCATCATCTTAACAATTTTATTTCTAATCCAGCCCAGTTCAGGCAATTCATTTGTCTTCAACACGTAAGCTCGGCGACGCCAGAACTTATAGGCAATGATGCCACCATAAAACAGCGTTGCGATTAAAAGTCCTATAACGCGGCACAGATTGATGCTGGCCCGAACCTGACCGGCAGAGCGCAGTTCATGATCGTGAGTCCAGTCCATTCTGAAATCCCAGTCGCCAATGTACGGGTAACCCTTCAGAAATCCGTTCAGGGCTGCACCATAACCCATGTGCATCACCTCGCCGCGGAAACCTTCCACAAAACAATCCACAAAACGGATGCGGAACAGGCGCAGCAAGCAGAAGAACCATTTCTTCAAAGCCCAGAATGCAGTTTCGTCAAACTCCGGCGTCAAAAGAATCGTCCAGAATTCCGTATCTGTCAAAGAACGCTTTTCTGGTTTTTCTGGTTCTTCGTTTTTTTCGAGCTTTATCGCGTTTTCAGGTTTTTCTGTTTTTTCGGTTTTCTCAGATACGTCCACCTTTCCAGAAGATTCCGGTTCTTCGGACGTTTTGACTTTTACCGATTCTTCGAATTTTTTAGAATTTTCAACCTTTTTAGGTTCTTCAGTTTTTACTTCTTCTACGAGAGGTTCAACCTTTTCAAATTCCGCAGCGACTTCAGCGGGAGCCTCAGTAGGTTCCGCAGCGATTTCCGTGACGTTTTCAGCAGATTCTGTAGCTTCGTCGACTACAGGAGTTTCCACAACTTTCGGGGCTTCCAATTTTTCCTTGGCAGGTTCCGGAGGGCGCGATTCAATTTTCGGTTCTTCCACCTTTTTCTTAGGCGGCACATAAGTGGGAACCACCGCCTCCTCGTTATCCGGGCGACTATCAAAATCCCCTACGGAATATTTTTCGTCAGCGGTCTCGTCTTCCGAAAACTTCTTTTCGTACTTATAGAACTGTTTCTTGAATATGGAAAACCGGGCCTCAAATCCTTTCAGCCCAGCCTCGAAATCAATCTTAAAAATGAACGGGAAAAATAAGACAACCAACGCCAGTACACAAAGTACCGCGCCGATAACAGTCCATGGCGTAAGCCACTGCAACAGGCTTACTTCTCCGCCTCGTCGGCTTTCTTGGAGATGACTTCAATCAGTTCAGCAAAGCTCTTGGTCTTAAGAATCTGACCGAACTGTTCCTTATAGTTGCGAGCTGTAGAAAGGTCGTCAATGACCAGATCCCAGGCCTTCCAGTTACCGTTCACCTGGCTCATCTTGTATTCAAGAACAGATTCCTTGCCCTTGTTCCAGAGGTGAGCAACAACAGAAGCTTCTTCGCCGTTCTTCTTCAGCTTGGCCGGTTCATAAACGGTAGAGTCGGCGCGGTAAACTTCAAGGCGCTTGGCGCTGGAGTTCTTGACCATGCGCTGGAATTCTTCGACGAACTTTTTCTGGGAGGCTTCATCCTGAGCCTTCCAGTCGCTAGAAGACAGGGACTTCTTGGCCAGCAATTCGAAGTCAAAGGATTCGTTCAGCAAGGACTTAACGCGTTCAGTTTCCTTGGCGCTACGATTAGACTTCTTGATCAAGGCCTGCAGTTCGGCATCCTTCTTCTGGATAGAAGCGACGGGATCTTCGGCTGCAAAAGCAAACAGGCTTGCACAGGCAATAGCAATTAACATTTTCTTGAACATGTTCTTCCTCACTTTTTTATTAAATTCGACTGGAAGTCCTTCAGCGACAATCCCATCTTGGAGATCAGCTGAGCAAATTCCACATTGTACTTGCAAACCGCAAAATAATAGTCCTTCTGCATAGACACATTCTGGGTGTATGCAGAAACCAGGTCGCCCGTTTTAGACTTATCCAAGTCATACTGCATGGCCGCACCCTTCAAGATAGCTTCCGAAGCGCGAAGACTTTCCTTCATGGCATCCATCTTTTCCTTGGCGGACTGCACGATATAATACTGTTCTTCAGCCTTGGCGATCAAACCATTGGCGGCATAGCCTTCCTTCAGTTGCAAGCCACGATAATCCGTCTTCGCAGCCCTGAATTTTTCCCAGTTCTTCCAGAAATTCAAGTTATAACGGAGACCAAAACCAACTGCACCAGTCAACTTGTTCACCGCGTCTTCAGAGAAGGCATCCTTCTGCATAATGCTACGGTTACCAGCCCAGCTCTTTACATATTCCACTTCGCCCATCACGAAAAATTCGGGAGCCAGTTTAGCTTCTGCCAGATCCATCTGAAGTCTACGAGCCCTAAGACCAGCGTTCAGCTGTTTCAATTCCGGATGGTTACGGAAGGTGATATCGCGAACCTCTTCCAGGGAAGGCAGACGTTCACTACGGGGAGTCAAGACAGAATCCTCCGAAGCAAAAGTGTCTTCGTCACGCATGTTCAACGCAAAACGAATTGCCAGCAACACGCGTTTCATACCCAGGTTGGCTTCAGAAACACCTTCCTTCACGGTATGCATTTTCGCCTTGAGATTCAACAAATCCATCTGGGAAACACTGGGGTCATCATCATCCAGCGCCTCTTCCATCTTCTCGTAGGCATTATCCACCTGCTTCTGGGCATCAGCGGCAATGCGAATCATTTCCTTGGCAAGCAGGTAGTTGTAATAGTAAGTCTGCAGTTCCACATCTTTCTTGTGGACCTGATGTTCAATTTCAAAATTTTTCTGTTCCAGGTCTGCTTCAAGGGCAGCCTTGCCTGCACGATACTGTCCCAGATTCAAAGGCTGCACAAATCGAGCCTGCACGCCCCAATAAGGCCCCATCTTGGAAAAATCATAGACCTCGGTCGTGTCGCCATTATCGATTTCATCACGAAGACCAGGAGCCGGACCGACCATCATACCCACATAGAAAGTGGGCAAAATAGCCTCGGCCTTCAACTGAGCAATCTTGTCTTGTTTTGACTGGGCACCAAACCTTGTTTCTGCCAGCTGGGGATCGGAATTCAAGCCCTCTTCTACAAAGCGAGACAAGTCATACCGGACCTCTCCAGCCATGACTCCAACCGCACAAAATAGCGTGGCTAAAATTTGGAATTTCTTCCCAAAACAAAACATGGACCAAATTTACAAAAAGGCGAAGATCACGGCAATCGCATTTATGCGATTTGCCATGATTGAGCCGTAATAAATGCGAACGGAGTTCGCAAATTCTTACAAGAATGAAAGTTGGGTCAAGTTTCTATACTTTGAAACAACATGTTCATAATAACGTGTGGGCAAGGAAGTTCCCTTTTCCAGCATTTTATCCACAGCGGAATGTCCAAGGTTGTAAGCAATCAGGGCATCCTTCCAGTTTCCATATTTTGCAATAAGGCGCATCAAATAGGCAGTACCGACAGTCACGTTGATTTCCGGTCTGAGCAGGTCCTCTTCCTTTTCAATAGGCAAGCCAAAACGATCCCCCATTTTCTTGGCGGTCTCCAGCTTGATCTGCATTAAACCTAAGGCACCAGAAAACTTTCCCGACTGCATTCTACCGCGGGCATTGGGATTGCCGTGACTCTCCTGGGCCACCACCGCCAAAATCAGCAAGGGATCCGTGGCATAGGACCTGGAAATCTGCCAAATCTGTTCCGACAGGAGAGCACGTTGTTCTTCTGTTAGACGGTCCTTCGAGAGGTAAGCCAAAGCCTTGTCTATCTTTATAAAATCAATAGTCCATTTTCCCCAGGTAGACAGCCTATCTAGATCATTTCGTAATTCTATTTCCTGTGCAGCAATTTCAGATAACGCACGCTGCTGGGTAAACCACCTAGACACGAAAAGACCCAAAGCGCCAAACCATAGGATTAGCGCCAAGCCCAATAACCACGCAGGAAAACGAACACTGGTCTTCATAGGAAGCCTATTCCTCGCGGCGGGTATTTTCCAGATACTCCAGGTAACCGACCCAGTCCTGAATCAAGCCAAAGGAACTGAGCCTTGTGGTATCTTGCATCACCCCAAGCTTACGCAAAGGACCAATCGTTGATTCCAGTTTATCTATTTCGCGGATGTAGCGATCTTTCTGGTTCTGCAAGGCAATAATCTGGGCTTGCTTATCAGCCAAGTCTCGCCCCTGCGTCGATACGACAATGAACAAAGTAACAATCCAACCAAGAATCAAGGTCAAAAAGGCTATAGCCACACCAGGACTGAGCGTAATACCGGAACGCAAACCATAATAAAGGCCAATCTGCTGAAGCTGTTTCTTGGTTCCAGACTTCTTGTAGGCACGACGATTTTCATAAATCTCGAAAATGTTCTGATACCTGGAAAAATACTGGAATAGTTCGTTCTTGTCGAAAATAAGAATCAGGGAAGACTTGCGGGCCTTTACGCGATTCAACAAGTCAAGAAAGAAGTCAAGATACCGCTCACTGGTAAAATGACAATTCTGCAAATTCAGAAAGTAGAAGCAACCAGGCCCTTCAACAAGCATGGCCAGCTTTTCCTTCACGGCAGAAAACTGGGAAAAACCCAGAGAGCCGGAAAGTGTGATTTCCACATCATCGCCGCTAGATTCCACCTGGATGTCAATCAAGTCAGACTTCACGGTTACCTCTTAGAAAATCGAACGGTCATGTTCAGGTTCTTTTCGGCATTGGATTCCAGCTCGACCTTCCAGAAGGGGAACAGTCGAATGCCCTGCAAGGCTTCCGGCGCCGCAGACGACGAAGCACCAAACATCGGAGACACCAGCAACGAAGCCGGAGTCTCGAACTCAAGTCTAATGCGACTGGTAGTCACCTTGTCAAGGATTTCAATAACCTTGGCTTCTGGGTAAACCAACGGAGAACTAAAATCAAAAGCAATGGCGCTGCCATTCACAAGAATTTGACGTCGGCCATTACATGCAAGAAGTCCTGTTTCAAGAAGGGAGCCAAAGAATCCCTTGGCCAAGGAGAAGGCCGCATTCGTAAGTTTAAAACGAAGATCAAAATCAGACCCTTCAGAAGAAAGTTCATAGAACTTCTCCACAAGAAGGACTCCCATCTGTTCGCTGAACGAGAAATGCTGTTCCCCCAAAAGGAGAATATCCGTACCCCCCTCATGACGCTTCACCTGATAATCGTAGGGTTCTCGCAAAGCACCCTCACGATATTCAAGAATCTGATCAAGCTTGGCCGCACTCAATTCCACATTGGGAATCATGAAGTCCATAAAACCCACGGCAGCTTCACCATCATCTCGCCAAGAACCTAGCAGACTGTTTTCTGAATTCTTTCCATTCAGAATTCTAAGAAAACCGCCACCGAAATAATCAAGCATAAACGAGTAGGAATGGTTCTCAGCCCAAATCTGCTTACGACCTTCCAACATAAAGTCAGCCACTTCCAGCCTGATTCCATCAAAGGAAACCAGCTCTGACAAGCGGTTTGCCGCCTGCATCAGGAACCTGGCCCCCCACCAGCGAACCAGGGGTGAACGCATACCTTCACAATCCTGCATATCTCGATAATAAATCGGAGACATCAGCGGCAACAACATTTCCAAAAAATCCTGCTTCGCCTTATCCTTCAGGTTTCCAACCGCACGCCTATACAAGGATAGCAGGCACTTGTGCAGCAGATTCACCTCGGGGCGACGGATCAGAAGCTCGCGGCAAGTCTTAGCTGCTGCAGGCAAACCAATCTTTCTACCCGCAGAAAGCAGGGAACTCAGACGACCTTCCGTACTCTGGTCGTTGACCAAACTAGAAACAGTCTTGGTCTGCAGATCATTAGTCTCTACAAAATCCAGCAGCCTTTCAAAGAACGGCACGATGTCGCCCGGCATAGGAGGAACATCCAGTAACACAACGGCAGTCTTGCCACCACGGCAATAAGGTTCCGCCAATTCCAGCCAGCGGTAATCGTCATTCTGAATCGCATTGGTGATAACCTCCGAAACAGGAACCACCCGCAAGAAGGACCCCTTGTCCTCTACCGAGTACCAGCCAGAAACCGGAGTCGTACGTCCAAGAGCATCCTGAAGGGCGGACTCCTGCACAAGGGCATATTCAAACCGATGCTTTTCCAGAAGTTCCGTCATGTCCATTTCCCAAACCATGGACGAGTTAAAGTATCCGGTCGGCTCAATGGAAAAATATTTCCAGAGCAACTCCGCCTGCTTCTGAAGCTGCATCGATTGCAATTCCGTAGGGAACAGGGGCAGCATCGCATCATGGAAACCGCCACCCAAAAATTCAAGACATCCCTCTTCAACAGCCCTGCGGAATTTACCGAACATCAAAGGCCTGGCAACACGTCCTGCAGCCTCAAGCGTAGGTCCATCCATAAAAATCGAAAAACGGAACTTGCCAGATTCAAGCACCTTGCTCATACCAGACAACAAGTTTTCCGCAACAGCATCAAGCTTTGCGTAAGCGGTCGACGGAGGCAGCTGCAATACTATAGACAGAGACGGTTTCATAAGATAAAGGATAGCAAAATCGTACGCCATAAGCTCGCTCGAACACCACAATCACCATTCCCAGGTGGAAGTCCCTTGGAAAAAAACAAGAGCCCCCTGGCGAGGGCTCAAAGAAATTTTTTTAAGGTATTCTTTTGAGGGGATGATTCGTCGGGCAGGCCCCGCAAGCCTGGGGACAGGCGGAAAGGCCGCCGGCA
The Fibrobacter sp. UWH6 DNA segment above includes these coding regions:
- the rhuM gene encoding RhuM family protein, whose protein sequence is MAELFEVGVPAISKHLKNIFEEGELEEYNLDAIISVGYRINSSRATQFSKCASQILKEYIVKGFALDDKRRRYS
- a CDS encoding tRNA-dihydrouridine synthase; this encodes MLKDVENLKPAVKSFKLRELEVFPNTILSPMDGVTDAPFRRLCRVLSGNRMGLLVSEFVPTNADEIFSLTGHKQLKFYPEEKPFGIQIFGCYPDKMAAAAQKIADGLHPDYIEVNAGCPAPKVAGKGSGSGLLRDLPRLQEILHDTRKALDTCQVNVPLTLKCRIGWDDDSINVMETLKIAEGEGVELLVVHGRTRLQGYNGLANWDWIGKVAAAAKIPVVGNGDVNSVECALERINTYGVSGVSIGRGAMHNPWIFGQIADAWEGKPAHIITAEEALDVFSIYYKFLEEEGRTEMGAMGRLKQLAARLCKGFVDGSEGCADEPQTGTSAAMEVRQTLLTAQTPEEFFERKEKLKSGIAKSLRYEPNRLVNLNGAKDNTLVFGNRYENR
- a CDS encoding HU family DNA-binding protein; translation: MPNITKQTLIQEIAKSTGFVRNDIKTVIEQFLDLVGEKLIEGNTIEIRGFGTFSCKPRKSRPARNPRTGETVMIEERMVPSFKFSNDIKDKINSLEAIVEGVNAKLESEDKDVMIAVKSTEDEA
- a CDS encoding pseudouridine synthase; amino-acid sequence: MPALTLERLVASIGFGSRKEARALIRAGMVEMDGEVVDDPFVEFKTRPETIVVNGEEIPTVEKLYIMMDKPLDVECSHNARDHQSIYSLLPDRFTAMGLQSVGRLDADSSGLILLSNQGDFIHKVESPKKGYLKKYRVTLAREFTAEQKAELLKGVMLKDERRPVLARELSEERIVIDGEEKDTVVISIGEGLYHQVRRMFAAVGNHVMTLSREAIGPVTMDGSLGSGGWRFMTEEEVTSLTK
- a CDS encoding phospholipid-binding protein MlaC, which codes for MFKKMLIAIACASLFAFAAEDPVASIQKKDAELQALIKKSNRSAKETERVKSLLNESFDFELLAKKSLSSSDWKAQDEASQKKFVEEFQRMVKNSSAKRLEVYRADSTVYEPAKLKKNGEEASVVAHLWNKGKESVLEYKMSQVNGNWKAWDLVIDDLSTARNYKEQFGQILKTKSFAELIEVISKKADEAEK
- a CDS encoding TolC family protein — translated: MAGEVRYDLSRFVEEGLNSDPQLAETRFGAQSKQDKIAQLKAEAILPTFYVGMMVGPAPGLRDEIDNGDTTEVYDFSKMGPYWGVQARFVQPLNLGQYRAGKAALEADLEQKNFEIEHQVHKKDVELQTYYYNYLLAKEMIRIAADAQKQVDNAYEKMEEALDDDDPSVSQMDLLNLKAKMHTVKEGVSEANLGMKRVLLAIRFALNMRDEDTFASEDSVLTPRSERLPSLEEVRDITFRNHPELKQLNAGLRARRLQMDLAEAKLAPEFFVMGEVEYVKSWAGNRSIMQKDAFSEDAVNKLTGAVGFGLRYNLNFWKNWEKFRAAKTDYRGLQLKEGYAANGLIAKAEEQYYIVQSAKEKMDAMKESLRASEAILKGAAMQYDLDKSKTGDLVSAYTQNVSMQKDYYFAVCKYNVEFAQLISKMGLSLKDFQSNLIKK
- a CDS encoding lytic transglycosylase domain-containing protein, with protein sequence MKTSVRFPAWLLGLALILWFGALGLFVSRWFTQQRALSEIAAQEIELRNDLDRLSTWGKWTIDFIKIDKALAYLSKDRLTEEQRALLSEQIWQISRSYATDPLLILAVVAQESHGNPNARGRMQSGKFSGALGLMQIKLETAKKMGDRFGLPIEKEEDLLRPEINVTVGTAYLMRLIAKYGNWKDALIAYNLGHSAVDKMLEKGTSLPTRYYEHVVSKYRNLTQLSFL
- a CDS encoding alpha-amylase/4-alpha-glucanotransferase domain-containing protein, with product MAYDFAILYLMKPSLSIVLQLPPSTAYAKLDAVAENLLSGMSKVLESGKFRFSIFMDGPTLEAAGRVARPLMFGKFRRAVEEGCLEFLGGGFHDAMLPLFPTELQSMQLQKQAELLWKYFSIEPTGYFNSSMVWEMDMTELLEKHRFEYALVQESALQDALGRTTPVSGWYSVEDKGSFLRVVPVSEVITNAIQNDDYRWLELAEPYCRGGKTAVVLLDVPPMPGDIVPFFERLLDFVETNDLQTKTVSSLVNDQSTEGRLSSLLSAGRKIGLPAAAKTCRELLIRRPEVNLLHKCLLSLYRRAVGNLKDKAKQDFLEMLLPLMSPIYYRDMQDCEGMRSPLVRWWGARFLMQAANRLSELVSFDGIRLEVADFMLEGRKQIWAENHSYSFMLDYFGGGFLRILNGKNSENSLLGSWRDDGEAAVGFMDFMIPNVELSAAKLDQILEYREGALREPYDYQVKRHEGGTDILLLGEQHFSFSEQMGVLLVEKFYELSSEGSDFDLRFKLTNAAFSLAKGFFGSLLETGLLACNGRRQILVNGSAIAFDFSSPLVYPEAKVIEILDKVTTSRIRLEFETPASLLVSPMFGASSSAAPEALQGIRLFPFWKVELESNAEKNLNMTVRFSKR